The following proteins are encoded in a genomic region of Amyelois transitella isolate CPQ chromosome 14, ilAmyTran1.1, whole genome shotgun sequence:
- the LOC106129129 gene encoding chondroitin sulfate synthase 2, which yields MLSRFVVTQVKHNSFFLLGLVLGLWVALVAVPLEEDVVECGGAASGSPAEADEFEPHREERPLGAAGPAAGRTVQRPRYYSTELGMRGSLLSGVLSSEEALSARGAALNRTAARLQPSLRFFIAANTLSPSPARANVVGFTDTREMLKPFHALKYLADNYLEEYDFFFLVSDATFVNARRLTDLVSKLSVSQDIYMGTIAEDDSHYCTLEGGILLSNSVLRAVHGELDWCVRNSYSPHHHENIGRCVLHAAHQRCTTALQAQTYSALKLSDEPAAGLTPELADSVTAYPVTQPDHLHRLHAYVSRVYLERERAEVLRLRGYLWRNAARHPAAARNATWPGGLRADAGLAPPLPDNRFDHLRWTTFNATHAFMPDENRACAALAGAHKEALDLVEKTAISWASHRWGAPPPRVRVEGGAWRWEPPRGLRYRLLLREAAPQGSRLRQLEVIRVLGSARLVPVPYVTESGRVVIVLPVPGTAGAVAEAVSFLKRYETVCLARDRNTALIVVIVSWTEGAEDDSTITAPLRSSLSALQQKHNTARLELVSIKAARPAGAGDAEAGRRSARAALAGALPRLAKDALVLVAAPHMEFNEEFLNRVRMNTIMGEQWFLPVGFSRFAQYQHPGFVDENGNKPQVNTGRFQLHAAPVLSFYRKDYDSAAAESNSRGESDWTSIESLLTRSSLRCIRGPEPALILSARGPPCGDSGSQDDRRHCLRQLRDEDFSTLALGAKHALARLLLETEAAV from the exons ATGTTATCTCGGTTCGTGGTAACGCAAGTGAAGCACAATTCGTTCTTCCTGTTGGGGCTGGTGTTGGGATTATGGGTCGCTTTAGTAGCTGTGCCCTTGGAGGAGGATGTGGTGGAGTGCGGGGGTGCTGCGAGTGGGTCTCCGGCAGAGGCTGATGAGTTTGAGCCGCATAGGGAGGAAAGACCTTTGGGAGCGGCTGGACCTGCCGCGGGGCGCACTGTGCAGCGTCCGCGGTATTATAGCACCGAACTTGGTATGAGAG GTTCCCTGTTATCTGGTGTGCTGAGTTCCGAAGAAGCCCTATCAGCACGTGGGGCGGCCCTGAACCGTACTGCTGCACGTCTCCAACCCTCCCTACGTTTCTTCATTGCTGCCAACACTCTTTCACCATCTCCCGCCCGTGCCAACGTAGTAGGCTTCACCGATACCCGAGAGATGCTGAAGCCTTTCCATGCACTGAAATACCTAGCTGATAATTACCTTGAAGAATATGATTTCTTCTTCCTAGTTTCTGATGCGACATTTGTGAATGCTCGCCGTCTGACTGATCTTGTGTCAAAACTGAGTGTCAGTCAGGATATCTATATGGGCACTATTGCGGAGGATGACAGCCATTATTGTACACTTG AGGGCGGCATACTCCTATCCAATTCTGTGTTGCGGGCGGTACACGGCGAGCTGGATTGGTGCGTCCGCAACTCTTACTCCCCCCACCACCACGAGAACATCGGCCGCTGCGTACTCCACGCAGCACACCAGCGCTGCACTACAGCGCTTCAGGCCCAGACGTACTCAGCGCTGAAACTAAGCGATGAACCCGCTGCAGGGTTGACACCGGAGTTGGCAGATTCAGTTACGGCGTATCCTGTGACGCAACCTGATCATTTGCATCGTTTGCACGCGTACGTTTCACGG GTGTACCTGGAGCGCGAGCGCGCGGAGGTGCTGCGCCTGCGCGGCTACCTGTGGCGCAACGCCGCGCGGCaccccgccgccgcgcgcaACGCCACGTGGCCGGGCGGGCTGCGCGCCGACGCGGGGCTCGCGCCGCCGCTGCCCGACAACAG ATTCGACCATCTGCGCTGGACCACGTTCAACGCGACGCACGCGTTCATGCCGGACGAGAACCGCGCCTGCGCCGCGCTCGCCGGCGCACACAAGGAGGCGCTCGAT CTGGTAGAGAAAACGGCGATATCGTGGGCGTCCCACCGCTGGGGCGCGCCCCCGCCGCGGGTGCGCGTGGAGGGCGGCGCGTGGCGCTGGGAGCCGCCGCGCGGGCTGCGCTACCGGCTGCTGCTGCGGGAGGCGGCGCCGCAG GGCTCGCGACTCCGCCAATTGGAAGTGATCCGCGTGCTAGGCTCTGCCCGCCTCGTCCCCGTGCCGTACGTGACAGAGAGCGGGCGGGTGGTCATTGTACTGCCCGTGCCAGGGACTGCAGGGGCGGTTGCCGAGGCGGTATCCTTCCTGAAACGCTACGAGACTGTCTGCCTCGCCCGGGACAGGAACACAGCGCTCATTGTCGTTATTGTGTCGTGGACtgag GGCGCCGAAGACGATTCCACTATAACCGCCCCCCTCCGCTCGAGTTTATCAGCGCTTCAGCAGAAGCACAATACTGCTAGACTGGAGCTGGTGAGCATAAAGGCGGCGCGGCCGGCCGGCGCTGGGGACGCCGAGGCGGGCCGGCGGAGCGCCAGGGCTGCGCTGGCGGGCGCGCTGCCGCGGCTGGCGAAGGACGCGCTGGTGCTGGTAGCCGCGCCCCATATGGAGTTCAACGAGGAGTTCTTGAACAGG GTGCGCATGAACACGATAATGGGCGAGCAGTGGTTCCTGCCCGTGGGGTTCTCCCGCTTCGCCCAGTACCAGCACCCCGGGTTCGTGGACGAGAACGGGAACAAGCCGCAGGTCAACACGGGCCGGTTCCAGCTGCACGCCGCTCCCGTGCTCTCCTTCTACAGGAAGGACTATGACTCGG CGGCAGCGGAGAGCAACTCGCGCGGCGAATCAGACTGGACGAGTATAGAATCGCTGCTGACCCGTTCGTCTTTAAGGTGTATACGAGGTCCGGAGCCAGCTCTCATTCTGTCAGCTCGAGGTCCGCCGTGCGGGGACAGCGGCTCGCAGGACGACAGGCGGCACTGCCTGAGGCAGCTGAGAGATGAGGACTTTTCAACCTTGGCCCTAGGAGCCAAACACGCTTTAGCAAGGTTGTTGCTGGAGACTGAGGCAGCCGTATGA
- the LOC106129140 gene encoding protein SCO1 homolog, mitochondrial: MNSILRNRVNVLIRAFSTSTIRQCAVPPKRPKKNFMAPVTWKSLSAIALVGSGLTGFMMYVRKEKQEALDRERKRQLGKAKIGGEFELVDSEGKVVKSKDFLGKWLLIYFGFTHCPDICPDELEKLAEVVNMHDNTPSAPPLQPLFISVDPQRDTPEIVGKYCKEFSPRLLGLTGTHDQVQKACRSYRVYFSAGPEDVDNDYIVDHTIIIYLVDPDGEFVDYYGQNRNAKEIHDSMLVNIQKYQSAKKPSWF, translated from the exons ATGAATTCCATTTTACGAAATAGGGTTAATGTTCTTATAAGGGCGTTTTCGACATCAACAATAAGACAATGTGCCGTGCCGCCTAAAAGAccgaaaaagaattttatggCTCCTGTAACGTGGAAATCTCTCTCTGCAATAGCATTGGTAGGGAGTGGCCTCACTGGGTTCATGATGTACGTGCGAAAGGAAAAGCAGGAGGCTTTGGATCGCGAGAGGAAGAGGCAGCTAGGGAAAGCTAAAATAGGTGGAGAATTTGAACTTGTGGACTCAGAG GGCAAAGTAGTAAAGAGCAAGGACTTCTTGGGCAAATGGCTTCTAATATATTTTGGGTTCACACACTGTCCTGATATATGTCCAGACGAGTTGGAGAAATTAGCTGAAGTTGTGAATATGCATG ACAACACACCCTCGGCACCGCCACTGCAGCCTCTCTTCATATCAGTAGACCCACAGAGAGACACTCCCGAAATTGTTGGAAA ATACTGCAAAGAATTCTCTCCAAGACTGCTGGGACTGACAGGGACGCATGATCAAGTGCAGAAAGCGTGTCGGTCATACCGGGTGTACTTCAGCGCTGGACCAGAAGACGTTGATAATGATtatatt gtcGACCACACAATAATCATCTACTTGGTAGACCCAGACGGAGAGTTTGTGGACTATTATGGACAGAACAGGAACGCTAAGGAGATCCATGACTCCATGCTGGTCAACATACAGAAGTACCAGTCTGCGAAGAAGCCCAGCTGGTTTTGA